In the Deferribacter desulfuricans SSM1 genome, TACTATAAAGGTATCTATTTTAATATGGGTTGGATATATGGCTTAAATGCCTTTGTTGCTGCAATAATTGGTGGTATTGGTAATATTCCAGGTGCTATGTTAGGTGGTATGTTACTTGGATTGTTCAATGCCTTTATTGCAGGTTATGTTTCGACAACATGGGCCGATGCTTTTACATATATTTTGTTAATAATTATACTTATTTTTAGACCTACTGGTATACTTGGAGAAAGAGTTGCGGAGAAAGTATAATGGACAATAAAAAGACTTTAATAGGGTTTTTGATATTTATTATTTTTTTAATAGTTTTTCCATTTATGGCTAATTCAAGATGGCTTGCTGTAGGTACTACGTTTATCATATATTCAATTGTGGCTCTTAGTCAGGATATTGTTCTCGGTAGAGCAGGAATGTTTGATATGGGGCATGCTCTATTTTTTGGGTTGGGTGCTTATTCTACAGCAATTTTAAACACAGTATACAATGTCCCTGTTATGTGGACTATACCGGTTGCAGTGTTATTACCGATGGTTTTTGGAGTTTTGCTTGCAGCTCCCATAATCCATTTAAGAGGAGACTATCTCTTAGTTACCACTATTGGATTTAATATTGTATTTGAACAGGTTCTAAAAAACAACTTGTTTGGCATCACTGGTGGCCCAAATGGGATTTTTGGTATTGGCGTACCTTCTATTTTTGGTTTTCAAATTATGACACAGCAATCAATATATTATATGTCTTTTGTAGTATTGATGTTAACATTTTTTATAATTAGGAACTTAGAAACTAGTAAAATAGGTAGAGCTTTACATTATTTAAATGAAGATTCATTGGCTGCTGAGTGTGTAGGGATAAATACAAGATTTTATCGATTGTATGCTTTTGGGCTTGGTGCAGCACTTGCTGGACTTGCCGGGGTTCTTTTTGCAGTGCAGTATGCAGCGGTTAGCCCCGAAGCGTTTAGCTTTATTCAATCAGTACTGTTTTTTACAATCGTTATAGTGGGTGGACCCTCTTCTATACCTGGTATTTTAATTGGAACTTTCGTAATGTTTGTTTTACCAGAAATTTTTAGACAATTTGCAACAGCAAGATATTTTGTGTTTGGTATAGCTATGATTCTAACGATGATTTTGAGGCCAAGAGGCGTTTGGCCAGCTAAGTTTGGTAGAATACCAAAATATATTATGAAGGATTAAGCTATGGCATTATTGGAATTGAAAAATGTGACAAAAATATTTGGCGGATTGGTTGCTGTAGATGATGTGACGTTTAATGTAGAAAAAGGGCAGATTTTTGGTCTGATTGGGCCAAATGGTGCTGGGAAAACAACTGTTTTCAACTGTATTACAGGTGTTTATAAACCTGAAAAAGGTAATATCGTTTTTGATGGAAAAGATATAACAGGATTAAAACCATATAAAATTGCAAATTTAGGTATTGTCAGGACATTTCAAACAATTAGGCTTTTTGGTGAAATGAGTGTTGCTGAAAATATAATGTCTGGAAGGCATTATAAAAGTAAGCAGAGATGGTATCACGGTATATTGCATACACCTCTTTCAGCAAAAGATGAAAAAGAAAACTGGTTAAAAGTTTATGATTATATGAAATTATTTAATCTAACGGAGTTCGCTGCAACCTCTGCTACAAGTTTGCCATATGGAATTCAGCGTAAAGTTGAGATGGCAAGGGCTTTGGCTACTGAGCCTAAGCTATTGATATTAGATGAGCCTGCTGCAGGATTAAACGACAAAGAAACTCTGGAGTTGATAGACATTATTTCAAAAATTAGGGATATGGGTGTTACCGTTTTACTGATTGAGCATGATATGGATTTAGTTATGAATGTGACTGATAGAATAGCAGTTTTAAATTTTGGTAAAAAGATATGTGAAGGGACTCCAGAAGAGGTTCAAAATGATCCAAAAGTTATAGAAGCATATTTAGGTAGCGATGAGGATGACGATGAGTAGTGAAAAATTATTAGAGATAAATGATTTAAAAGTTAATTATGGGAATATAGAGGCAGTAAAAGGGATCTCCTTGTATGTAAATAAGGGTGAAATTGTTACCATTATTGGTGCAAATGGAGCAGGAAAGACTACTACTTTGAGGACAATAAGTGGTATTATCAAAGCAGCTTCAGGAAGTATCAAATATAAAGGTGAAGAACTCACTAAACTTGAAGCTCATGATATTGTAAAGTTAGGCATTACACAAGCTCCAGAGGGTAGAAGAGTTTTTTCAACGCTTACAGTAGAAGAAAATTTGATTTTAGGCGCCTATTCTAAGGACAATGTTGACTATGATAAACTTAAATGGGTTTACGAGCTTTTTCCTCGCCTTGAGGAGAGAAAAAAGCAGCTTGCAGGTACACTATCAGGTGGTGAGCAACAGATGCTTGCCATAGGTAGAGCCTTGATGTCAGATCCTGAGCTTCTTTTACTTGATGAGCCAAGCTTGGGTCTTGCTCCATTGCTTGTTAAATCTATTTTTAAGACTATTAAAGAAATTAGTAAAAGTGGAGTTACTGTTTTATTGGTTGAGCAAAATGCAAGAGCTGCATTAAAACTTGCAGATAGAGGTTATGTTTTAGAAGTCGGAAAAATTGTTTATTCTGGTTCTTCTGAAGAACTTTTGAATTCTGAGAAAATTCAGGAAGCATACTTAGGTAAGAAAAAACATACAATTTTATAAAGGTTGCCTTTTAGGCAACCTTTTTTAAAAGCTGGTAGCCGGACTTGAACCGGCGACCTACGGATTACGAATCCGTTGCTCTACCTACTGAGCTATACCAGCTTATTTATACTTCCAGTGTTTTATAAATAGGATGTTGCAAAACAGACTAACATATTGATAATTATCATAATCACGAGATTGCTTCCCCCGCCATCAACTTAACATCTTTATAGTTATACATCAATATCATAATATACTAAAAAAATTATAAACTCAACATCTGCCAAGAAATGGCGGGGTCGCAATGACCAGAAAATGCCGTCTTTGCAAGCGTTAGTGAAGCAATCTAGCATATGTAGCATCTATTTCTGTGCAACACCCTCTATTCTACTAACGTAAAGTCTGCTTCTAAATGGTCAAAATTTACTTTATCAAGTTTTACTTTGACAATATCACCAATTTTATATTTTCTCCCTGAACCTTTTGCAATCACAGAATTTGATTCTAAATCTACTATATAGAAATCGTTTTCAAGAGAGGAAAGATGTACAAAACCTGTTAATAACAGTTTTTCTATAAATATGAAGAAACCGTTTGATGAGATTCTATTAATGAATGCATCATAAGTTTTTTCACGATTTTCGAGTAAGAATTTAAGTTTTTTGTATTGATGTATTTCTCTTTCTGCGGATTCCGCATTTTGCTCTCTTGCTGAAGAGTGTTCAGCTGCCTTTTTAAGATACTCTTTGTTTATTTTGTAGTCATATTTAAATAGAAGTGTTTTTAAAATCCTGTGGACTAATAAATCAGGGTATCTTCTTATTGGACTTGTAAAATGCGTATACGATTTTGATGCTAAACCGAAATGACCAATATTATCAATTGAATACACAGCTTTTTGCATAGTCCTCACAAGAGTGGATGAAAGAACATATCCAAATTTTGAGTTTGCAACCTTATCAGCCAATTCTTGAACTGCTTCAGGAGTAATCTCCTCTGGCTCATAGACATCGATACCAAAATAGTGACACAATTTAATAAATTCTTTAATTTTTTTCGGATCGGGGTAATCATGTACTCTAAAGACGGAAACTGGGGAATTTTCTTCTAAAAATTCTGCTACAGCTTCATTTGCTTCTATCATAAAGTTTTCAATAATTTTGTGCGAAAGTTTTCTTTCAAAAGGGACAATATCTATTAAGTTTCCATCATCATCAAATTTAAATACAGCTTCAGGAAGATCAAAATCTATCATTCCGATTCTTTTACGCTTTGCAATTAATTTCTCGGTTAATTCCTTACTTAGATTAATAAGATTTAATAACTTTTTATCTTTTGTTGTTTCGTTACCTTCTATTATATCATTTACATAATTATAAGTAAGCCTGTAGTTACTTTTTATAATAGATTGGAAAATCTCAGATTTTATTCTGTTACCATTCTTATCATATTCAATTTTTACTGTAAGTGTTAATCTCTTTTTTTCTGGCATGAGAGAGCATAGGTCGTTGGAAAGTTTTTCTGGTAACATAGGGATTGCAAATTCTGGAAAATAGACGCTTGTTCCTCTGTTGTATGCTTCTTTGTCTAAATTTGTACCAGCTCTTACAAAGTGAGCCACATCAGCAATATGAAGATAAAGAATATAGCCTTGCTTAGTTATTTCTATTGAAATTGCATCATCAAAATCTCTTGCATCTTCTCCATCAATGGTAACCGTGAAAAGTTTTGTAAAATCGGTTCTCTTACCTGGATTTGAGTAAAGGGTTGTAGCAGTTTCTTTAACCTCTTTTTTGACAGATTTTGGAAAATTTATTTTTAAATCATATTTTGCAAGAACTATCTTATTTTCTATACCTTTATCATAGATGTTGCCAAGAACCTTTTTTATTCGCCCTTCTGGATTTTTCCCATTTGTGGGGTATTTTATTATTTCACAAACTACAACATCATCGTCTTTCAACTTTTTTGCATATTTATTGGGGATATAGATATCATAAAAGAATTTTTTTTCGTAAGGGATTACATATGCAAAATATTTTGACTTTTCTACACGTCCAACTACCTTTTTAAATCCTCTTTCTACAACCTTAATTACATGTGCTTCTTTTTTACCACGAAATTCAACAATTTTAGCGGTAACTTTATCTCCGTGTACTGCTCCATTTAATTTTTTTGGTGGAATAAATAGGTCATCTAATTCTTTGTCTTCAGGGACTAAAAATGCATAACCATCAGGATGTCCGTCAATTGTCCCTTTTATTATACCCAAATCATCACATGGTGCATATTTACCTGTTTTAAATTTGATAATATCGCCTTGTATAATTAATTTTCTTAATATTTTTCTTAAAAGTTTTTTTTCTATACTAACATTGTTTAGTATCGCATTGAAGCTTAGTGGTTTTTTTGAATTTTTCAGGAAGTTTAGTATCTGTTTTTCTATGTTATTATTCAAGATTATATTCCTTTATTTTTTTTCTTAATGTATTTCTATTTATACCCAAAATCTTAGCTGCAGCTGATTTATTATTATTTGTCTTTTCTAAAGCTGCTTGAATTAGAGGTATTTCAACAATTCTTAAGTATTCATCAAATATGGATAGGTCGTTTGATTCGTTATGACAATTAAGCAGTTTTTCTGCCAGATTAAATAATTCTTTTTTTATTGAATTGCCATTATGATGACCTTTTATTATTTTGTCTGGTAAATCTTTTAATTTTATTGATTCTCCAGTTGCCTGGACTATCAAATATTGAATTATGTTTTCTAACTCTCTAATATTTCCTGGCCAATTGTATGATACAAGTTTATCCATAGCTTCTTGTGTTACGGTTAATGTTTTGTTCTTGATATATTTATACTTGTCTAGAAAGTGTTCTATAAGTATAGGTATATCCTCTTTTCTCTCTCTCAAAGGTGGCAATTCTAAATTTACAACATTTAGACGGTAATATAGATCTTCTCTAAATTTACCATCTCTAATAAATTGTTCTAAATCTTTGTTTGTTGCTGCGATTACTCTGACATCAAGTTTTATCGGTTTATTTGAACCCAATCTATAAATTTCTTTTTCTTGCAAAACTCTTAAAAGTTTTACCTGTAAATTGAGATCCATTTCAGATATTTCATCTAAAAATATAGTGCCACCATTTGCTTCTTCAAATTTGCCAGGTTTATCAGTAGTTGCCCCTGTAAAAGCACCTTTTGTGTGTCCGAAAAGTTCGCTTTCTATAAGATCAGCTGGGATTGCACCCATGTTTAAAGCTACAAAAGGTTTATTGGCTCTATTGCTTTTTTTATGTATTAGCCTCGCGATGACTTCTTTCCCAGTGCCAGTTTCACCCGTAATAAGTATATTTATATTAGAAGTGGCAACTTTACCTATAAGCTTGTAAATCTCTATCATTTTTTTTGATTTGGATTGATAATCATATTCAGTTTTGGTTATTTCTGTTTGTGATTTATGTATTGAAATAGCTTCAGCAATTTTGTTTTTAACTTCATCAAGGACAAAAGGTTTTGAAATAAAATCTATTGCACCAATTTGCATTGACTCTATGACATTGCTGCTTGTGTCCTGTGCTGTTATTACAATAAACTTTGTGTCATATTTATCTTTCCATGAATTAATGAGGTCAAAACCTGTTTCATTTTCTAAAAAAAGGTCAATTATGCAAACATCTATTTTATTGTTATCTAAATGTTTTTCAGCTTCTCTTGAATTTTTTGCTGTTAAAACCTGAAAACTATCACTCAAAGCTTCTTCGAGTAACCACAAAATCTGCTCTTCATCATCAATTACTAAAACGGTACTGTTATTACTCATTTTCGCCCTTTAAATATGGTATAAATATATTAAAGGTAGTTCCTTTGTTTTCTTGGCTGTTTACTTCAATTTTCCCTTTATGAGCAGTGATAATTTCTTTTGCTATTGCCAATCCAATCCCCATCCCTTTACTTTTTGTAGTAAAAAAAGGTTTAAAAATATTTGTTAAATTAAACTCATCAATCCCTTTACCTCTATCAATTATACTAATTTTTATCATAGGGGACAACTGATTTTTTTCAGAGTTTAAATATTTTATTGTAGGATCAATCTGAATAGATATAGTTATTTCACCCTTTTTTTGTGCTTCACATGCATTTTTTAATATGTTCATAAGAGCAATGTATAGTTTTTTAGAGTCAAAATAAAAGTTTTGGATTTCTGGGTCAATCTCTATTTTGAAATCGATTTCTTTAAAAATAATACTCATTGAGTCTATCAATTGTTCAATTAGTTGTTTTAAACTATTAACTTTTGCATCAATTTTTAATTCGAAAAAGACTTTAAGATTTTGCACAAATTCAAGGAGTCTTTCAACTTCTCTGCTAATAACTTCAGCACATTTATTGACAAAACTGTCGTTTGATTTGCTAAGCAAAAGTTGAGTTGTACCACTAATCACTGTTAAAGGATTTTTTAATTCGTGCTGTAACATACTAGTGTCAAAAAAGTTATTTATATCGATGTTATTTATTTGTATGAAATAAAAGGTAGTTTTTTCATCCTCTCTTTCGGTATGGAATACAAAAAATTCATCCTTGATCGTTATTAAATTGTTAGAGCCTTTTTCTCTCTCTAATAAAAATTGAGGGATATCATTAATACCGCTTGTATAAAATTTATTTAGTAACTTTTCTCCATCTTCGTTAAAATCAACAATACTATTATCTCTGACTGTGATATAGGGTATGCTATTTTTTACTTTCATGTTGCTATTTGATTTCTATAGACTCTTTAGAGTTTTTGTCATAAAAAGGTTCAAATGTGTATTCAGTGGAATAGCTATCAGTTATTTTGTGTGTGTTTTTATCCACTTTATAATAGGTAATATCGTTTGAAACAGGGAATTCTTCAAAAGGTATAAAATCGATGATTTTTTTTGTATAACTTACAAATGCAGGTAACGCTGCCCTTGAACCAGTTTCTAATCTTCCAAGTGGTTTAAAGTCATCAAAACCTGTCCATACACCTGTTATTATATTTGGCATTACACCGATAAACCAGGCATCTCTATATTCATTTGTTGTACCAGTTTTACCACCAATAATTCTGGGGATAGATTTTGCTTTTCTTCCAGTACCGTTTTCTACAACATTTATGAGTAAATCAGACATGATGTGAGCTGTGGAAGGTTTAATCGTATCAATCAATTCGGGAGGTGTTTCTTCATAAGTGACATTATCACTGTTATCATTGATTTTTTTTATAAAATATGGGCTTACTCTTTTGCCTAAATTTGCAAAAGCTGAGTATGCATAAACCATTTCAATAAGTGATATTGAACCCGAACCAATACTTATAGATAGATCGTTTTCTAGCTCTGTAGTTATTCCAAACTTTTTTGCATAACTTTTTATAGTTTTTACACCAAGACGTTCAGCTAATTTAATAGTGACAACGTTTCTTGAATGTGTTAAGGCCTCTTTAAGTGTAGTGAATCCGTAAAATTCCTCTTCAAAGTTTTCCGGTTTCCAATACCCTAGATCTTTCCCATTACTTAATATAATTGGGGCATCATAAATTAAAGTATTTATATTATAACCATTTTCAATTGCTGCAGAATAAACTATAGGCTTAAAAAGACTTCCTACTTGCCTTTTGGATTGAACAGCTCTATTAAACATACTTTTGTTATAAGAGAAACCGCCAACCATGGCATAGATTGAACCATCTTTTGGAGATATTGATAAAAGAGCACTTTCAGCTTTAGGTATTTGGGATAAATAGTATCTATTATTTTTTAATATTACTAATATTATATCACCCTTTTTAAGGATTTTTCTAAAATCATCTAAGTATCTGATTCTGGCACCAAAAGGTTTTGCCCATTTATTATATTTTAAATTTAATGTGATATCTTTATTGTCTAAAGTTGCTATTAGTTTGTTTCTTTCTACATTTTTAACAACTGCAATTTGCATCCCAAAATCTTGTATATAATTGTATCTATTTATTATCTTTTTTAAATCGGTATCATTTATATTACCAAGAGGGCCAAAATACCCCTGTCTTTTTGATAGATTAAATAAATTTTCTGCTACTGATTTTTCAGCAGCTATTTGAAAATCTAAGTCTAAGGTTGTAAAGATCTTATAGCCTTTATCAACTATATCGATATCATATTTATCTTTTATATATTTTTTAACAAAATCAACAAAGTATTCTGCATGTTTAATCATCTTTGGTGAATCTTTAACAATGTTTATAGGGAGAGATGCATACTCCTTATATTGCTGTTCACTAAGGTACCCCTCTTCAAACATTCTATAAAGAACATGATTTCTTCTTTTTAGTGCTTTATCT is a window encoding:
- a CDS encoding branched-chain amino acid ABC transporter permease, which translates into the protein MDNKKTLIGFLIFIIFLIVFPFMANSRWLAVGTTFIIYSIVALSQDIVLGRAGMFDMGHALFFGLGAYSTAILNTVYNVPVMWTIPVAVLLPMVFGVLLAAPIIHLRGDYLLVTTIGFNIVFEQVLKNNLFGITGGPNGIFGIGVPSIFGFQIMTQQSIYYMSFVVLMLTFFIIRNLETSKIGRALHYLNEDSLAAECVGINTRFYRLYAFGLGAALAGLAGVLFAVQYAAVSPEAFSFIQSVLFFTIVIVGGPSSIPGILIGTFVMFVLPEIFRQFATARYFVFGIAMILTMILRPRGVWPAKFGRIPKYIMKD
- a CDS encoding ABC transporter ATP-binding protein encodes the protein MALLELKNVTKIFGGLVAVDDVTFNVEKGQIFGLIGPNGAGKTTVFNCITGVYKPEKGNIVFDGKDITGLKPYKIANLGIVRTFQTIRLFGEMSVAENIMSGRHYKSKQRWYHGILHTPLSAKDEKENWLKVYDYMKLFNLTEFAATSATSLPYGIQRKVEMARALATEPKLLILDEPAAGLNDKETLELIDIISKIRDMGVTVLLIEHDMDLVMNVTDRIAVLNFGKKICEGTPEEVQNDPKVIEAYLGSDEDDDE
- a CDS encoding ABC transporter ATP-binding protein; translated protein: MSSEKLLEINDLKVNYGNIEAVKGISLYVNKGEIVTIIGANGAGKTTTLRTISGIIKAASGSIKYKGEELTKLEAHDIVKLGITQAPEGRRVFSTLTVEENLILGAYSKDNVDYDKLKWVYELFPRLEERKKQLAGTLSGGEQQMLAIGRALMSDPELLLLDEPSLGLAPLLVKSIFKTIKEISKSGVTVLLVEQNARAALKLADRGYVLEVGKIVYSGSSEELLNSEKIQEAYLGKKKHTIL
- the rnr gene encoding ribonuclease R codes for the protein MNNNIEKQILNFLKNSKKPLSFNAILNNVSIEKKLLRKILRKLIIQGDIIKFKTGKYAPCDDLGIIKGTIDGHPDGYAFLVPEDKELDDLFIPPKKLNGAVHGDKVTAKIVEFRGKKEAHVIKVVERGFKKVVGRVEKSKYFAYVIPYEKKFFYDIYIPNKYAKKLKDDDVVVCEIIKYPTNGKNPEGRIKKVLGNIYDKGIENKIVLAKYDLKINFPKSVKKEVKETATTLYSNPGKRTDFTKLFTVTIDGEDARDFDDAISIEITKQGYILYLHIADVAHFVRAGTNLDKEAYNRGTSVYFPEFAIPMLPEKLSNDLCSLMPEKKRLTLTVKIEYDKNGNRIKSEIFQSIIKSNYRLTYNYVNDIIEGNETTKDKKLLNLINLSKELTEKLIAKRKRIGMIDFDLPEAVFKFDDDGNLIDIVPFERKLSHKIIENFMIEANEAVAEFLEENSPVSVFRVHDYPDPKKIKEFIKLCHYFGIDVYEPEEITPEAVQELADKVANSKFGYVLSSTLVRTMQKAVYSIDNIGHFGLASKSYTHFTSPIRRYPDLLVHRILKTLLFKYDYKINKEYLKKAAEHSSAREQNAESAEREIHQYKKLKFLLENREKTYDAFINRISSNGFFIFIEKLLLTGFVHLSSLENDFYIVDLESNSVIAKGSGRKYKIGDIVKVKLDKVNFDHLEADFTLVE
- a CDS encoding sigma-54-dependent transcriptional regulator, coding for MSNNSTVLVIDDEEQILWLLEEALSDSFQVLTAKNSREAEKHLDNNKIDVCIIDLFLENETGFDLINSWKDKYDTKFIVITAQDTSSNVIESMQIGAIDFISKPFVLDEVKNKIAEAISIHKSQTEITKTEYDYQSKSKKMIEIYKLIGKVATSNINILITGETGTGKEVIARLIHKKSNRANKPFVALNMGAIPADLIESELFGHTKGAFTGATTDKPGKFEEANGGTIFLDEISEMDLNLQVKLLRVLQEKEIYRLGSNKPIKLDVRVIAATNKDLEQFIRDGKFREDLYYRLNVVNLELPPLRERKEDIPILIEHFLDKYKYIKNKTLTVTQEAMDKLVSYNWPGNIRELENIIQYLIVQATGESIKLKDLPDKIIKGHHNGNSIKKELFNLAEKLLNCHNESNDLSIFDEYLRIVEIPLIQAALEKTNNNKSAAAKILGINRNTLRKKIKEYNLE
- a CDS encoding two-component system sensor histidine kinase NtrB — translated: MKVKNSIPYITVRDNSIVDFNEDGEKLLNKFYTSGINDIPQFLLEREKGSNNLITIKDEFFVFHTEREDEKTTFYFIQINNIDINNFFDTSMLQHELKNPLTVISGTTQLLLSKSNDSFVNKCAEVISREVERLLEFVQNLKVFFELKIDAKVNSLKQLIEQLIDSMSIIFKEIDFKIEIDPEIQNFYFDSKKLYIALMNILKNACEAQKKGEITISIQIDPTIKYLNSEKNQLSPMIKISIIDRGKGIDEFNLTNIFKPFFTTKSKGMGIGLAIAKEIITAHKGKIEVNSQENKGTTFNIFIPYLKGENE
- a CDS encoding penicillin-binding protein 1A: MKFLKIFLIIFLIFTILITGGLTAYFLKLSSELPSVKELKNFQYKTPTLILDEKERIIAEIGTERRYPVPLSKIPDYLKKAVIAVEDSRFYEHGGVDLLGIIRAFIKNIKAGRIVEGGSTLTQQLVKILYLTPERKLKRKVKEAILAYKLDNYLSKDKILEMYLNQVYFGRGAYGVEAAARVYFGKHVDELTVDEAALIAGLPKAPGLYAPHLHPDKALKRRNHVLYRMFEEGYLSEQQYKEYASLPINIVKDSPKMIKHAEYFVDFVKKYIKDKYDIDIVDKGYKIFTTLDLDFQIAAEKSVAENLFNLSKRQGYFGPLGNINDTDLKKIINRYNYIQDFGMQIAVVKNVERNKLIATLDNKDITLNLKYNKWAKPFGARIRYLDDFRKILKKGDIILVILKNNRYYLSQIPKAESALLSISPKDGSIYAMVGGFSYNKSMFNRAVQSKRQVGSLFKPIVYSAAIENGYNINTLIYDAPIILSNGKDLGYWKPENFEEEFYGFTTLKEALTHSRNVVTIKLAERLGVKTIKSYAKKFGITTELENDLSISIGSGSISLIEMVYAYSAFANLGKRVSPYFIKKINDNSDNVTYEETPPELIDTIKPSTAHIMSDLLINVVENGTGRKAKSIPRIIGGKTGTTNEYRDAWFIGVMPNIITGVWTGFDDFKPLGRLETGSRAALPAFVSYTKKIIDFIPFEEFPVSNDITYYKVDKNTHKITDSYSTEYTFEPFYDKNSKESIEIK